A DNA window from Macadamia integrifolia cultivar HAES 741 chromosome 4, SCU_Mint_v3, whole genome shotgun sequence contains the following coding sequences:
- the LOC122076794 gene encoding uncharacterized protein YtfP isoform X3 produces the protein MRSALARFQFHFGGSLETANIFRSNGGFLFPGRGRRFIASSTSRAQQGNEQLLVVVGGGAAGIYGAIRAKTVAPHLGVMVIEKGKPLSKVKISGGGRCNVTNGHCADKMILAEHYPRGNKEFRGSFFSMHGPWDTISWFSDHGVELKTEDDGRVFPVSDSSSSVIDCLLFELKIIGVLLQTGKSVTNVSTTVGGKYIIKIEKRTSDPIEYVEADYLLIASGSSRQWIFLWSQGYTLATQLGHSIVDPVPSLFTFKIEDAQLAELAGVTFPKVKAKLKLENVQRQIPQLTQVGPMLITHWGLSGPVILRLSAWGARDLFSSAYEGILFVDFIPDLHLENAKSILFQHKDQFAKQKALNSFPPDFGLVKRFWKYILEREVTLPPHSSKHCSFGVKGKGQFKDEFVTAGGIPLSEISLNTMESRKQPNLFFAGEVLNVDGVTGGFNFQNAWSGGYIAGTTIGKLALDSSSEMEAV, from the exons ATGAGGTCCGCCTTGGCGCGCTTCCAATTCCATTTTGGAGGTTCTTTAGAGACTGCGAATATATTCAGAAGTAATGGAGGATTCCTCTTCCCCGGCAGAGGGAGAAGATTTATTGCCTCAAGCACCTCGAGGGCTCAACAG GGAAATGAACAATTGTTGGTGGTAGTTGGAGGTGGTGCAGCTGGAATTTATGGCGCTAtcagagctaaaactgtggcaCCTCATTTGGGCGTGATGGTTATTGAGAAAGGGAAGCCTCTGTCGAAG GTAAAAATTTCTGGAGGAGGTCGATGCAATGTAACGAATGGGCATTGTGCAGACAAAATG ATTTTAGCAGAACATTACCCTAGGGGTAACAAGGAATTTCGAGGCTCTTTCTTCAGCATGCATGGACCGTGGGACACAATCTCTTGGTTTTCTGATCATGGGGTTGAGCTTAAG ACTGAGGATGATGGAAGGGTATTTCCTGTCAGTGACAGTTCATCTTCTGTCATTGACTGCCTTCTGTTTGAGTTGAAGATAATAGGAG TTTTACTACAGACGGGCAAATCAGTGACAAATGTGTCTACGACTGTTGGTGGGAAGTATATTATCAAGATTGAGAAACGTACTAGTGATCCTATTGAGTATGTTGAAGCTGATTATTTATTGATTGCAAGTGGGAGTAGTCGGCAG TGGATTTTTCTATGGTCACAGGGCTACACTCTTGCCACCCAACTTGGTCATTCAATTGTAGATCCAGTACCAAGTTTATTCACTTTCAAGATTGAGGATGCACAGTTGGCAGAGTTGGCTGGG GTCACCTTCCCTAAAGTTAAAGCAAAGCTAAAATTAGAAAATGTCCAAAGGCAGATACCCCAACTTACACAG GTTGGGCCCATGTTAATCACCCACTGGGGACTTAGTGGGCCAGTGATTCTCCGTTTATCTGCTTGGGGGGCACGTGATCTTTTCAGTTCAGCTTATGAGG GAATACTCTTTGTAGACTTTATCCCTGATCTACATTTGGAAAATGCAAAGTCCATCCTTTTTCAACACAAAGATCAGTTTGCA AAGCAAAAGGCTCTAAATTCATTTCCTCCGGACTTTGgcttggtgaagagattttggAAATATATTTTGGAACGCGAGGTTACATTGCCTCCCCACTCTTCAAAGCAT TGTTCATTTGGGGTGAAAGGAAAG GGTCAATTTAAGGATGAATTTGTCACTGCTGGAGGCATCCCACTATCTGAG ATCTCGTTGAACACCATGGAAAGCAGGAAACAACCGAATCTATTCTTTGCAGGAGAG GTATTGAATGTTGATGGAGTAACTGGTGGGTTCAACTTTCAG AATGCTTGGTCGGGTGGGTACATTGCTGGAACAACTATAGGTAAATTAGCTTTAGATTCCTCCTCAGAAATGGAAGCTGTTTGA
- the LOC122076794 gene encoding uncharacterized protein YtfP isoform X6, with the protein MRSALARFQFHFGGSLETANIFRSNGGFLFPGRGRRFIASSTSRAQQGNEQLLVVVGGGAAGIYGAIRAKTVAPHLGVMVIEKGKPLSKVKISGGGRCNVTNGHCADKMILAEHYPRGNKEFRGSFFSMHGPWDTISWFSDHGVELKTEDDGRVFPVSDSSSSVIDCLLFELKIIGVLLQTGKSVTNVSTTVGGKYIIKIEKRTSDPIEYVEADYLLIASGSSRQWIFLWSQGYTLATQLGHSIVDPVPSLFTFKIEDAQLAELAGVTFPKVKAKLKLENVQRQIPQLTQVGPMLITHWGLSGPVILRLSAWGARDLFSSAYEGILFVDFIPDLHLENAKSILFQHKDQFAKQKALNSFPPDFGLVKRFWKYILEREHISGDILWASVSNNSIISVVSLLKQCSFGVKGKGQFKDEFVTAGGIPLSEERY; encoded by the exons ATGAGGTCCGCCTTGGCGCGCTTCCAATTCCATTTTGGAGGTTCTTTAGAGACTGCGAATATATTCAGAAGTAATGGAGGATTCCTCTTCCCCGGCAGAGGGAGAAGATTTATTGCCTCAAGCACCTCGAGGGCTCAACAG GGAAATGAACAATTGTTGGTGGTAGTTGGAGGTGGTGCAGCTGGAATTTATGGCGCTAtcagagctaaaactgtggcaCCTCATTTGGGCGTGATGGTTATTGAGAAAGGGAAGCCTCTGTCGAAG GTAAAAATTTCTGGAGGAGGTCGATGCAATGTAACGAATGGGCATTGTGCAGACAAAATG ATTTTAGCAGAACATTACCCTAGGGGTAACAAGGAATTTCGAGGCTCTTTCTTCAGCATGCATGGACCGTGGGACACAATCTCTTGGTTTTCTGATCATGGGGTTGAGCTTAAG ACTGAGGATGATGGAAGGGTATTTCCTGTCAGTGACAGTTCATCTTCTGTCATTGACTGCCTTCTGTTTGAGTTGAAGATAATAGGAG TTTTACTACAGACGGGCAAATCAGTGACAAATGTGTCTACGACTGTTGGTGGGAAGTATATTATCAAGATTGAGAAACGTACTAGTGATCCTATTGAGTATGTTGAAGCTGATTATTTATTGATTGCAAGTGGGAGTAGTCGGCAG TGGATTTTTCTATGGTCACAGGGCTACACTCTTGCCACCCAACTTGGTCATTCAATTGTAGATCCAGTACCAAGTTTATTCACTTTCAAGATTGAGGATGCACAGTTGGCAGAGTTGGCTGGG GTCACCTTCCCTAAAGTTAAAGCAAAGCTAAAATTAGAAAATGTCCAAAGGCAGATACCCCAACTTACACAG GTTGGGCCCATGTTAATCACCCACTGGGGACTTAGTGGGCCAGTGATTCTCCGTTTATCTGCTTGGGGGGCACGTGATCTTTTCAGTTCAGCTTATGAGG GAATACTCTTTGTAGACTTTATCCCTGATCTACATTTGGAAAATGCAAAGTCCATCCTTTTTCAACACAAAGATCAGTTTGCA AAGCAAAAGGCTCTAAATTCATTTCCTCCGGACTTTGgcttggtgaagagattttggAAATATATTTTGGAACGCGAG CATATAAGTGGAGACATCTTGTGGGCATCCGTTTCCAATAACTCCattatttctgttgtttctttgCTGAAGCAGTGTTCATTTGGGGTGAAAGGAAAG GGTCAATTTAAGGATGAATTTGTCACTGCTGGAGGCATCCCACTATCTGAG GAGAG GTATTGA